A genomic window from Silene latifolia isolate original U9 population chromosome Y, ASM4854445v1, whole genome shotgun sequence includes:
- the LOC141632997 gene encoding subtilisin-like protease SBT5.1, giving the protein MRCKTSYKRLASAMYSVSQFMHCSGSAILAAFDDTIKDGVDIPSLSFGNDNPIAFLQDPIVIGALHVVQKGITVSCAAGNFGPSPQSIFNYAPWIITVGATTIDRFFESKVILGNEKVIKGEGINFSLLKKSPIYELVDGSEHESRVCQSKSQHDQNRVKGKIVLCNFKFDNQYNIDQLQSVGAAGVIGIVHKLDPEALISSTLSVTIVLLEDGLRIADYIKSSWNPTGFILATRTILSHKPAAVIPNFSS; this is encoded by the exons atgaggtgcaaaacatcatataaaagactcGCATCAGCCATGTACAGCGTGTCTCAATTTATGCATTGCTCCGGATCAGCTATATTAGCTGCATTTGACGACACCATAAAAGATGGCGTTGATATCCCGTCTCTGTCCTTTGGCAATGATAACCCAATAGCCTTTTTACAAGACCCTATTGTAATTGGAGCACTCCATGTTGTTCAGAAAGGAATTACTGTAAGTTGCGCGGCTGGGAATTTTGGTCCCTCCCCACAATCTATCTTCAATTACGCTCCTTGGATCATAACAGTTGGAGCAACTACTATTGACCGGTTCTTTGAGTCGAAGGTTATCCTAGGCAACGAGAAAGTTATCAAG GGTGAAGGTATTAATTTCTCTCTTCTGAAGAAGTCCCCTATATATGAACTTGTTGATGGAAGTGAGCATGAAAGCAG AGTTTGTCAATCAAAGTCGCAACATGACCAGAATAGGGTGAAAGGAAAGATTGTGTTGTGTAACTTTAAATTTGATAACCAATACAACATAGATCAGCTGCAATCTGTTGGAGCTGCGGGTGTGATTGGAATTGTCCACAAATTGGATCCGGAGGCGCTAATTTCTAGTACATTATCGGTGACCATAGTACTCTTAGAGGATGGCTTGAGAATCGCAGACTACATTAAGTCTTCTTG GAATCCCACCGGATTTATCTTGGCAACAAGAACAATTTTGTCTCATAAGCCAGCAGCTGTCATCCCTAATTTCTCATCATGA